One genomic window of Anthonomus grandis grandis chromosome 3, icAntGran1.3, whole genome shotgun sequence includes the following:
- the LOC126734706 gene encoding spermine oxidase-like: MPIIKPLLVALLLINSARSQQNNVSIIIIGAGSSGIAAATKLIKNNFTNIQILEAEDRIGGRIHSVRFGDAFVDLGAEFCHGESGNVVFSMVKDLKLLMTPKPEYELYFSETGDDIGIDVSESLFDLAHSIQHRRELNGSECDICGDIVSEGECLDRNFLEMLNCSRDNLRPILELSYDWLRSYKSCTESCFNLNDVSLISNYRECKGDQMLQWCGHGFKTILEVMMQTHPNQKNVEPLLMDIKLNKTVSKIILGEDGSVSVRTEDGEEFWGEHVIFTPSLGVLKDKHHDLFSPKLSSDKLQAIDRIGYGAIIKVALYFDYMWWLIHGSRIWGCIWSSQHNEELKLENLLWVKQFTAFTAAPKNLKVLIAWFAGESVKEIEYLTDHELLRGIRFILSKCYFRYMGIDMPKRILRSKWLRNPHFKGTYSYESMKGLGYPEVRSELGSPVVSEEGVPRLLFAGEATHPTMFATVHGAIESGYREAERLIQLYVSEDN, from the coding sequence ATGCCAATAATAAAACCGCTTCTGGTCGCACTCTTATTAATCAATTCGGCGCGGTCGCAACAAAACAACGTTTCGATCATTATTATCGGGGCGGGATCATCAGGAATCGCCGCTGCCACCAAACTAATAAAGAACAACTTCACCAACATCCAGATATTGGAAGCGGAAGACCGGATCGGCGGTCGAATCCATAGCGTCCGGTTCGGAGACGCTTTTGTAGACCTCGGAGCGGAATTTTGCCATGGAGAATCGGGAAATGTCGTTTTTTCAATGGTAAAAGACCTCAAACTCCTAATGACCCCTAAACCGGAATACGAGTTATACTTTAGCGAAACCGGTGACGATATCGGAATCGATGTGAGCGAATCCCTTTTCGACTTGGCCCACTCCATTCAGCACAGGAGGGAACTGAACGGAAGCGAGTGTGACATTTGCGGCGATATAGTCTCAGAAGGAGAGTGTCTGGATCGAAATTTTCTAGAAATGTTGAATTGTTCCAGAGACAATTTACGACCAATACTGGAGCTGTCTTATGACTGGCTCAGGAGCTACAAGAGCTGCACCGAGAGCTGTTTTAACTTAAACGACGTCAGTTTGATCTCGAACTATCGGGAGTGCAAAGGGGATCAGATGCTGCAGTGGTGCGGGCACGGGTTCAAAACGATTTTGGAAGTGATGATGCAGACGCACCCCAATCAAAAGAACGTGGAACCTTTATTGATGGATATCAAGTTAAATAAAACTGTGTCCAAGATAATTTTGGGTGAAGATGGGAGTGTGTCGGTGCGTACCGAGGATGGCGAAGAGTTTTGGGGGGAGCACGTCATTTTCACTCCCTCCCTGGGGGTTTTAAAGGATAAACACCATGACCTGTTTTCGCCTAAATTATCAAGTGATAAGCTGCAAGCGATTGATCGCATCGGTTATGGAGCAATTATAAAGGTCGCCCTGTATTTTGACTATATGTGGTGGCTGATCCACGGATCCAGGATATGGGGTTGCATATGGAGCTCGCAGCACAATGAGGAGCTAAAACTGGAAAACCTTTTATGGGTCAAGCAATTTACGGCCTTCACTGCGGCCCCTAAGAACCTTAAGGTCCTGATCGCTTGGTTTGCAGGCGAATCGGTTAAGGAAATCGAGTATTTGACCGATCACGAGCTTCTGCGTGGGATCAGGTTCATATTGAGCAAGTGTTACTTTCGCTACATGGGAATCGATATGCCTAAGAGGATTTTACGTTCGAAATGGTTGCGAAACCCTCATTTTAAGGGCACTTACTCGTATGAATCGATGAAAGGACTGGGCTATCCGGAGGTGAGGAGTGAGTTAGGAAGTCCGGTGGTTAGTGAGGAGGGAGTGCCGAGGTTGTTGTTTGCTGGGGAGGCCACGCATCCCACTATGTTTGCCACAGTGCACGGGGCAATTGAGAGTGGATACAGGGAGGCTGAGAGGTTGATTCAGTTGTATGTCAGTGAGGATAATTAG